One Natator depressus isolate rNatDep1 chromosome 6, rNatDep2.hap1, whole genome shotgun sequence DNA window includes the following coding sequences:
- the TMEM132A gene encoding transmembrane protein 132A isoform X1 produces MAPGRAGMGPPRLAAPLASGRGCLVLLAALLALETARVSGESDPHDLVYLPAELKVLDIPDHFRLQRVDRYLPGNASLGSRSETYLLLHRRPTAKPVIQATYLPFTAQQVVPAADPHHRYGSAAWDVRAVSIEGTVSPAEPYARVLFHLKGQDWLPGRHDLPCVSLHAFHQTRAVHGACRLQAPLGVCVVELEFPPRWFSATHPSAHSRRRAAEPARPSERAELYYSLGTVETSAECSYAGPQERPRPGAEGTKERLHYVGAVELRGTDPPRRQEVRLDDNVLIRVPDMALRPGQLFTATLILQQNFTANLLTLRIKVKKGLQVLAARPAVPEAWTAKLDKFKGSKHHTAVVTCRRLDAHQLAWRAADFPEFLYLDLAVENGTSGLASTRPVTWQVEYPGQDPEAEKDKMVWEIQVSERDVRALVPLVKEQEIVNTAPLTGIPLAVPVKLVAVEMGGAVFEVTEQMGCESANKQVLKMCCSSCPPGPQVTDTCNSVYVGGKENRGDRGARVDFWFRRLHASLLFTVWVPLLPLRIELTDTTLEQVRGWRVPGATPDSGLAEPEEAGEEAEKRARGCRLQYQRAGVRFLAHFVAHPLDGGWHLTYMPSSDWLLDVSHLVGGQAKVQDPRVATLEGGSVVIGREPGVTSVEVRSPVSDSILGEQTLVVSDEKVAVSELQAQLVSGLSLALSTEPRHPDILTATCQALSALHSPKQEAALSVWLAFTDHTLAPVELYGWRDVALSVSSLDPGVAWVRPDEELARPLIVAEGPGRGPLLQLGLHTADSCRKGKHRAPLATGTAWLEVGISRRLPTPGSPRPRNPHPESPFQRAEGAMSGEAVTAAATETMVGPRKRAPARVGPNLTKSERPEGGTFSEDGWPEEEEEEEDEMVKAPERVTDLEIGMYVLLGVFCLAIFIFLVNCIVFVLRYQRKEPPDTGPSPAPSTQQPHNWVWLGTDQEELSRQLDRRSQHQELSPNPSPNPSAAAKDGSCCCCGTPPGTEGGKGEAGAPEITGPDGGVSSCTFLPAALGSPAPPSTLSRKEVAAPGGRRKRVEFVTFASPRAPEGAVSPPPSSAPTVQSILVASEDDIRWVCEDMGLRDPDELRSYMERIRGSS; encoded by the exons ATGGCCCCAGGGCGGGCAGGGATGGGCCCCCCGCGGCTCGCTGCCCCCCTGGCCTCCGGACGCGGCTGCCTTGTCCTGCTGGCCGCACTGCTGGCCCTGGAGACGGCGAGAG tgagtggagaatcagacccccatGACCTGGTGTACCTGCCGGCCGAACTCAAGGTGCTGGACATTCCAGACCATTTCCGGCTGCAGCGGGTGGATCGGTACCTGCCGGGAAATGCTTCCCTGGGCTCCCGCTCTGAGACTTACCTCCTCCTCCATCGCCGGCCCACAGCAAAGCCTGTCATCCAAGCCACCTACCTGCCCTTCACTGCCCAACAG GTGGTGCCGGCAGCCGATCCCCACCACAGGTACGGCTCCGCGGCCTGGGACGTCCGAGCCGTGTCCATTGAGGGCACAGTGTCTCCAGCTGAGCCGTATGCCAGGGTCCTCTTCCACCTCAAGGGGCAGGACTGGCTGCCGGGACGGCATGACCTGCCCTGTGTCTCCCTGCATGCTTTCCACCAGACACGGGCCGTGCATGGAGCCTGCCGCCTCCAG GCACCCCTGGGAGTGTGCGTGGTGGAGCTGGAGTTCCCCCCACGCTGGTTCTCTGCCACACACCCCTCTGCACACAGCCGGCGCAGAGCTGCAGAGCCCGCCCGGCCCTCCGAGCGAGCCGAGCTGTACTACAGCCTGGGGACCGTGGAAACGTCTGCAGAGTGCAGCTATGCGGGGCCCCAGGAGAGGCCCCGGCCGGGTGCTGAGGGCACCAAGGAGAGACTGCACTATGTCGGCGCTGTGGAGCTGCGAGGCACGGACCCGCCTCGGCGCCAGGAGGTGCGGCTGGACGACAACGTGCTCATCCGGGTCCCCGACATGGCACTCCGGCCAGGGCAGCTCTTCACGGCCACCCTGATCCTCCAGCAGAACTTCACCGCCAACCTGCTGACCCTGAG GATCAAGGTGAAGAAGGGGCTGCAGGTCCTAGCTGCCCGCCCTGCCGTCCCCGAGGCATGGACGGCCAAGCTGGACAAGTTCAAGGGTTCAAAGCACCACACCGCTGTGGTCACCTGTCGCCGGCTGGACGCTCACCAGTTGGCCTGGAG GGCAGCGGATTTCCCCGAGTTCCTCTACCTGGACTTGGCGGTGGAGAACGGCACGAGCGGCCTAGCCTCCACGCGCCCTGTCACCTGGCAGGTGGAGTACCCTGGCCAGGACCCTGAAGCCGAGAAGGACAAGATGgtgtgggagatccaggtgtcGGAGCGCGACGTCAGGGCCCTGGTCCCGTTGGTGAAG GAGCAAGAGATTGTGAACACCGCCCCCCTGACGGGGATCCCGCTGGCAGTGCCGGTGAAGCTGGTCgctgtggagatggggggagcTGTGTTCGAGGTCACTGAGCAGATGGGGTGTGAGTCTGCCAACAAGCAGGTCCTGAAG ATGTGCTGTTCTTCATGCCCTCCTGGCCCCCAGGTGACGGACACATGCAACTCCGTCTATGTGGGGGGCAAGGAGAACCGGGGCGACCGCGGGGCGCGAGTGGATTTCTGGTTCCGGCGGCTCCACGCCTCGCTGCTCTTCACCGTCTGGGTGCCACTGCTGCCTCTGCGCATCGAGCTGACCGACACCACGCTGGAGCAGGTGCGCGGCTGGAGGGTGCCCGGCGCCACTCCAGACAG TGGCCTGGCGGAGCCCgaggaggctggggaggaggcagagaagcgAGCTCGCGGCTGTCGGCTCCAGTACCAGCGTGCTGGTGTCCGCTTCCTGGCGCACTTCGTGGCTCACCCACTGGACGGCGGATGGCACCTGACCTACATGCCGAGCTCTGACTGGCTCCTGGACGTCTCCCACCTGGTGGGCGGGCAAGCCAAGGTGCAGGACCCCCGCGTGGCCACTCTGGAGGGCGGGAGCGTGGTGATAGGCCGCGAGCCGGGAGTGACGTCAGTGGAG GTGCGCTCCCCTGTCTCGGATTCCATCCTGGGCGAGCAGACCCTGGTGGTGTCGGATGAGAAGGTGGCCGTGTCAGAGCTGCAGGCCCAGCTGGTGTCGGGCCTCTCGCTGGCACTGAGCACGGAGCCACGACACCCCGACATCCTCACTGCCACCTGCCAGGCACTCTCTGCCCTGCACTCCCCAAAGCAG GAAGCAGCACTCAGTGTCTGGCTGGCATTCACCGACCACACCCTGGCCCCCGTGGAGCTCTATGGCTGGCGGGACGTGGCGCTCTCTGTCTCCTCCCTGGACCCTGGTGTGGCCTGGGTGCGGCCAGACGAGGAGCTAGCTCGCCCGCTGATCGTGGctgaggggccgggccggggacccctcctgcagctgggcCTGCACACCGCAGACTCCTGCCGCAAAGGCAAGCACCGGGCGCCGCTGGCCACTGGCACTGCCTGGCTGGAGGTTGGCATCAGCCGGCGGCTCCCAACCCCCGGTAGCCCACGGCCCCGCAATCCCCACCCTGAGTCCCCCTTCCAGCGGGCCGAGGGGGCCATGTCGGGGGAGGCGGTGACGGCGGCAGCTACGGAGACCATGGTGGGGCCCCGGAAGCGGGCCCCAGCCAGGGTGGGACCCAACCTGACCAAGTCTGAGAGGCCCGAGGGTGGCACCTTCTCTGAGGATGGCtggcctgaggaggaggaggaggaggaggatgagatgGTGAAGGCCCCGGAGCGGGTGACGGACCTGGAGATCGGGATGTACGTTCTCCTGGGTGTCTTCTGCTTGGCCATCTTCATCTTCCTCGTCAACTGCATTGTCTTTGTGCTGCGCTACCAGCGCAAGGAGCCCCCCGACAccgggcccagcccggccccctccACCCAGCAGCCCCACAACTGGGTGTGGCTGGGCACCGACCAGGAGGAGCTGAGCCGCCAGCTGGATCGCCGCAGCCAACACCAAGAGCTCAGCCCcaatccctcccccaacccctccgcCGCTGCCAaagatggcagctgctgctgctgcgggacTCCCCCGGGCACGGAGGGGGGCAAAGGGGAGGCTGGTGCCCCTGAGATCACAGGGCCCGACGGGGGGGTCTCCTCCTGCACTTTCCTCCCTGCGGCTctggggagcccagccccccccagcaccttGTCCCGGAAGGAGGTGGCTGCGCCAGGGGGCAGGCGTAAGCGGGTGGAGTTTGTGACCTTTGCCTCACCCCGGGCCCCTGAGGGTGCCgtgtcccccccgccctcctctgcccccaccgTCCAGTCCATCCTGGTGGCCAGCGAGGACGACATCCGCTGGGTATGCGAGGACATGGGGCTGCGGGACCCCGACGAGCTGAGGAGCTACATGGAGAGGATCCGAGGCAGCTCCTGA
- the TMEM132A gene encoding transmembrane protein 132A isoform X2, protein MAPGRAGMGPPRLAAPLASGRGCLVLLAALLALETARVSGESDPHDLVYLPAELKVLDIPDHFRLQRVDRYLPGNASLGSRSETYLLLHRRPTAKPVIQATYLPFTAQQVVPAADPHHRYGSAAWDVRAVSIEGTVSPAEPYARVLFHLKGQDWLPGRHDLPCVSLHAFHQTRAVHGACRLQAPLGVCVVELEFPPRWFSATHPSAHSRRRAAEPARPSERAELYYSLGTVETSAECSYAGPQERPRPGAEGTKERLHYVGAVELRGTDPPRRQEVRLDDNVLIRVPDMALRPGQLFTATLILQQNFTANLLTLRIKVKKGLQVLAARPAVPEAWTAKLDKFKGSKHHTAVVTCRRLDAHQLAWRAADFPEFLYLDLAVENGTSGLASTRPVTWQVEYPGQDPEAEKDKMVWEIQVSERDVRALVPLVKEQEIVNTAPLTGIPLAVPVKLVAVEMGGAVFEVTEQMGCESANKQVLKVTDTCNSVYVGGKENRGDRGARVDFWFRRLHASLLFTVWVPLLPLRIELTDTTLEQVRGWRVPGATPDSGLAEPEEAGEEAEKRARGCRLQYQRAGVRFLAHFVAHPLDGGWHLTYMPSSDWLLDVSHLVGGQAKVQDPRVATLEGGSVVIGREPGVTSVEVRSPVSDSILGEQTLVVSDEKVAVSELQAQLVSGLSLALSTEPRHPDILTATCQALSALHSPKQEAALSVWLAFTDHTLAPVELYGWRDVALSVSSLDPGVAWVRPDEELARPLIVAEGPGRGPLLQLGLHTADSCRKGKHRAPLATGTAWLEVGISRRLPTPGSPRPRNPHPESPFQRAEGAMSGEAVTAAATETMVGPRKRAPARVGPNLTKSERPEGGTFSEDGWPEEEEEEEDEMVKAPERVTDLEIGMYVLLGVFCLAIFIFLVNCIVFVLRYQRKEPPDTGPSPAPSTQQPHNWVWLGTDQEELSRQLDRRSQHQELSPNPSPNPSAAAKDGSCCCCGTPPGTEGGKGEAGAPEITGPDGGVSSCTFLPAALGSPAPPSTLSRKEVAAPGGRRKRVEFVTFASPRAPEGAVSPPPSSAPTVQSILVASEDDIRWVCEDMGLRDPDELRSYMERIRGSS, encoded by the exons ATGGCCCCAGGGCGGGCAGGGATGGGCCCCCCGCGGCTCGCTGCCCCCCTGGCCTCCGGACGCGGCTGCCTTGTCCTGCTGGCCGCACTGCTGGCCCTGGAGACGGCGAGAG tgagtggagaatcagacccccatGACCTGGTGTACCTGCCGGCCGAACTCAAGGTGCTGGACATTCCAGACCATTTCCGGCTGCAGCGGGTGGATCGGTACCTGCCGGGAAATGCTTCCCTGGGCTCCCGCTCTGAGACTTACCTCCTCCTCCATCGCCGGCCCACAGCAAAGCCTGTCATCCAAGCCACCTACCTGCCCTTCACTGCCCAACAG GTGGTGCCGGCAGCCGATCCCCACCACAGGTACGGCTCCGCGGCCTGGGACGTCCGAGCCGTGTCCATTGAGGGCACAGTGTCTCCAGCTGAGCCGTATGCCAGGGTCCTCTTCCACCTCAAGGGGCAGGACTGGCTGCCGGGACGGCATGACCTGCCCTGTGTCTCCCTGCATGCTTTCCACCAGACACGGGCCGTGCATGGAGCCTGCCGCCTCCAG GCACCCCTGGGAGTGTGCGTGGTGGAGCTGGAGTTCCCCCCACGCTGGTTCTCTGCCACACACCCCTCTGCACACAGCCGGCGCAGAGCTGCAGAGCCCGCCCGGCCCTCCGAGCGAGCCGAGCTGTACTACAGCCTGGGGACCGTGGAAACGTCTGCAGAGTGCAGCTATGCGGGGCCCCAGGAGAGGCCCCGGCCGGGTGCTGAGGGCACCAAGGAGAGACTGCACTATGTCGGCGCTGTGGAGCTGCGAGGCACGGACCCGCCTCGGCGCCAGGAGGTGCGGCTGGACGACAACGTGCTCATCCGGGTCCCCGACATGGCACTCCGGCCAGGGCAGCTCTTCACGGCCACCCTGATCCTCCAGCAGAACTTCACCGCCAACCTGCTGACCCTGAG GATCAAGGTGAAGAAGGGGCTGCAGGTCCTAGCTGCCCGCCCTGCCGTCCCCGAGGCATGGACGGCCAAGCTGGACAAGTTCAAGGGTTCAAAGCACCACACCGCTGTGGTCACCTGTCGCCGGCTGGACGCTCACCAGTTGGCCTGGAG GGCAGCGGATTTCCCCGAGTTCCTCTACCTGGACTTGGCGGTGGAGAACGGCACGAGCGGCCTAGCCTCCACGCGCCCTGTCACCTGGCAGGTGGAGTACCCTGGCCAGGACCCTGAAGCCGAGAAGGACAAGATGgtgtgggagatccaggtgtcGGAGCGCGACGTCAGGGCCCTGGTCCCGTTGGTGAAG GAGCAAGAGATTGTGAACACCGCCCCCCTGACGGGGATCCCGCTGGCAGTGCCGGTGAAGCTGGTCgctgtggagatggggggagcTGTGTTCGAGGTCACTGAGCAGATGGGGTGTGAGTCTGCCAACAAGCAGGTCCTGAAG GTGACGGACACATGCAACTCCGTCTATGTGGGGGGCAAGGAGAACCGGGGCGACCGCGGGGCGCGAGTGGATTTCTGGTTCCGGCGGCTCCACGCCTCGCTGCTCTTCACCGTCTGGGTGCCACTGCTGCCTCTGCGCATCGAGCTGACCGACACCACGCTGGAGCAGGTGCGCGGCTGGAGGGTGCCCGGCGCCACTCCAGACAG TGGCCTGGCGGAGCCCgaggaggctggggaggaggcagagaagcgAGCTCGCGGCTGTCGGCTCCAGTACCAGCGTGCTGGTGTCCGCTTCCTGGCGCACTTCGTGGCTCACCCACTGGACGGCGGATGGCACCTGACCTACATGCCGAGCTCTGACTGGCTCCTGGACGTCTCCCACCTGGTGGGCGGGCAAGCCAAGGTGCAGGACCCCCGCGTGGCCACTCTGGAGGGCGGGAGCGTGGTGATAGGCCGCGAGCCGGGAGTGACGTCAGTGGAG GTGCGCTCCCCTGTCTCGGATTCCATCCTGGGCGAGCAGACCCTGGTGGTGTCGGATGAGAAGGTGGCCGTGTCAGAGCTGCAGGCCCAGCTGGTGTCGGGCCTCTCGCTGGCACTGAGCACGGAGCCACGACACCCCGACATCCTCACTGCCACCTGCCAGGCACTCTCTGCCCTGCACTCCCCAAAGCAG GAAGCAGCACTCAGTGTCTGGCTGGCATTCACCGACCACACCCTGGCCCCCGTGGAGCTCTATGGCTGGCGGGACGTGGCGCTCTCTGTCTCCTCCCTGGACCCTGGTGTGGCCTGGGTGCGGCCAGACGAGGAGCTAGCTCGCCCGCTGATCGTGGctgaggggccgggccggggacccctcctgcagctgggcCTGCACACCGCAGACTCCTGCCGCAAAGGCAAGCACCGGGCGCCGCTGGCCACTGGCACTGCCTGGCTGGAGGTTGGCATCAGCCGGCGGCTCCCAACCCCCGGTAGCCCACGGCCCCGCAATCCCCACCCTGAGTCCCCCTTCCAGCGGGCCGAGGGGGCCATGTCGGGGGAGGCGGTGACGGCGGCAGCTACGGAGACCATGGTGGGGCCCCGGAAGCGGGCCCCAGCCAGGGTGGGACCCAACCTGACCAAGTCTGAGAGGCCCGAGGGTGGCACCTTCTCTGAGGATGGCtggcctgaggaggaggaggaggaggaggatgagatgGTGAAGGCCCCGGAGCGGGTGACGGACCTGGAGATCGGGATGTACGTTCTCCTGGGTGTCTTCTGCTTGGCCATCTTCATCTTCCTCGTCAACTGCATTGTCTTTGTGCTGCGCTACCAGCGCAAGGAGCCCCCCGACAccgggcccagcccggccccctccACCCAGCAGCCCCACAACTGGGTGTGGCTGGGCACCGACCAGGAGGAGCTGAGCCGCCAGCTGGATCGCCGCAGCCAACACCAAGAGCTCAGCCCcaatccctcccccaacccctccgcCGCTGCCAaagatggcagctgctgctgctgcgggacTCCCCCGGGCACGGAGGGGGGCAAAGGGGAGGCTGGTGCCCCTGAGATCACAGGGCCCGACGGGGGGGTCTCCTCCTGCACTTTCCTCCCTGCGGCTctggggagcccagccccccccagcaccttGTCCCGGAAGGAGGTGGCTGCGCCAGGGGGCAGGCGTAAGCGGGTGGAGTTTGTGACCTTTGCCTCACCCCGGGCCCCTGAGGGTGCCgtgtcccccccgccctcctctgcccccaccgTCCAGTCCATCCTGGTGGCCAGCGAGGACGACATCCGCTGGGTATGCGAGGACATGGGGCTGCGGGACCCCGACGAGCTGAGGAGCTACATGGAGAGGATCCGAGGCAGCTCCTGA